One region of Alosa sapidissima isolate fAloSap1 chromosome 1, fAloSap1.pri, whole genome shotgun sequence genomic DNA includes:
- the sclt1 gene encoding sodium channel and clathrin linker 1 gives MSTENEFRQGPQQSAGSGYQDPQVSSAMFTQHGEHMGLDPLDPWSMDRSIMAPLIAEYDRHIDDMTRQLQLYQRQMADIKVKLETVIQENERLHAELRASVEKQLQALPVGSGLDGESVADDVILKSLKDQLEHSGNEKQWAMEMWQTAVQELERLQKLHQSSVTDGQAQAAQHQQLRNQLVQVQQHLQQLQTMNQKLELTNQQFLKTVTEQSTELDEVRGQLRQAKLDLRTATGKVEEMTRLLQSVQDQMQRKEDDAAEAHGREETSDRRLQQLQTALGQLESRLKAATQEAEQVRRERVTWERQVGELQGRCSTLEEEKYEAYAKVRDSIQLAEEASLQKEQAQLREKQKAEELEKMKEAMRQLVQDAAIRTRKEVENVRKQCNIQIHRMAEELSALQLECTDKEAQIERSHRERKAVEEELEKMYKEGRSGEPEFRKMEVLHQRCLNAERLKDDMHLTLQTTQTKMKKMEMDYTEELSRCQEEVRRLQAALAGARDDCGSISEERLQLQQENQQLRKDMEEQRKASLLAQRKAKQQVSHMEQEFSVKEQGLDARLRELEESRQSSSADLTRLLLAQQKTTRRWKDEAKKLADAFESKLSNLKSELLRQKQRSQELENQLEADHERTLEYERQVSEYQERNGRLQRRLSQAEQRAASASQQLTILQRRKATSLMDLETL, from the exons ATGTCAACAGAAAACGAATTTCGGCAGG GTCCCCAGCAATCTGCTGGTAGTGGGTACCAGGATCCTCAAGTCTCTTCTGCAATGTTTACACAG CATGGTGAGCACATGGGCTTGGACCCTCTTGATCCTTGGTCAATGGACAGAAG CATCATGGCTCCACTTATAGCAGAATATGACCGCCATATCGATGACATGACCAGGCAGCTGCAGCTGTATCAG AGGCAGATGGCTGACATCAAAGTGAAACTGGAGACTGTTATTCAAGAAAATGAACG TCTGCATGCGGAGCTCCGCGCGTCAGTGGAGAAACAGCTCCAGGCATTGCCAGTGGGGTCTGGCTTGGATGGGGAGTCCGTGGCCGACGACGTGATCCTAAAGAGCCTAAAGGATCAGCTGGAACATTCCGGAAAT GAGAAGCAGTGGGCTATGGAGATGTGGCAGACCGCTGTGCAGGAGCTGGAGAGGCTGCAGAAGTTGCATCAGAGCTCTGTGACTGATGGCCAGGCACAGGCTGCCCAGCACCAACAGCTCAGA AACCAACTAGTGCAAGTCCAGCAGCATCTACAGCAACTGCAAACCATGAATCAGAAGCTTGAATTG ACGAACCAGCAGTTCCTGAAGACGGTGACGGAGCAGAGCACGGAGCTGGATGAGGTGCGTGGTCAGCTCAG gcaGGCGAAGCTGGACCTGAGGACGGCCACTGGCAAAGTGGAGGAGATGACTCGCCTCCTGCAGAGTGTCCAGGACCAGATGCAGAGGAAG gaggACGATGCAGCTGAGGCCCACGGCAGAGAGGAGACGTCTGACCGGCGGCTTCAGCAGCTGCAGACTGCATTGGGGCAGCTGGAGAGCAG GCTGAAGGCGGCGACCCAGGAGGCGGAGCAGGTGCGTCGGGAGCGCGTGACGTGGGAGCGGCAGGTGGGCGAGCTGCAGGGCCGCTGCTCCacgctggaggaggagaagtacGAGGCCTACGCCAAGGTGCGCGACTCCATCCAGCTGGCCGAGGAGGCCTCGCTACAGAAGGAGCAG GCTCAGTTGCGAGAGAAACAGAAGGcggaggagctggagaagaTGAAGGAGGCCATGAGACAGCTGGTCCAGGATGCCGCCATCAGAACCCGCAAGGAG GTGGAGAACGTCAGGAAGCAGTGTAACATCCAGATCCATCGGATGGCGGAGGAGCTCTCGGCTCTCCAGCTG GAATGTACTGATAAAGAGGCTCAGATCGAGCGTTCCCATCGCGAAAGGAAGGCAGTGGAAGAGGAACTGGAGAAG ATGTACAAAGAAGGGCGGAGCGGAGAGCCAGAGTTCCGTAAGATGGAGGTCCTGCATCAGCGGTGTCTGAACGCTGAGCGCCTGAAGGACGACATGCACCTCACTCTCCAGACCACACAGACCAAGATGAAGAAGATGGAGATGGA tTACACAGAGGAGCTGTCGCGGTGCCAGGAGGAGGTGCGGCGGCTGCAGGCTGCGTTGGCGGGCGCGCGGGACGACTGCGGCTCCATCAGCGAGGAGCGTCTGCAGCTGCAGCAGGAGAACCAGCAGCTGCGCAAGGACATGGAGGAGCAACGTAAAGCCAGCCTGCTCGCGCAGAGGAAGGCCaagcagcag GTGTCCCACATGGAGCAGGAGTTCTCGGTGAAGGAGCAGGGCCTGGACGCTCGTCTACGTGAGTTGGAGGAGAGCCGGCAGAGCTCCAGCGCTGACCTCACACGCCTGCTGCTGGCCCAGCAGAAGACCACCAGGCGCTGGAAGGACGAGGCCAAGAAGCTAGCAGACGCCTTCGAGAGCAAGCTTAGCAACCTCAA GAGTGAACTTCTGAGGCAGAAACAGCGCTCACAGGAGCTTGAAAATCAGCTAGAAGCAGACCATGAAAGAACCCTTGAG TATGAGCGGCAGGTGTCGGAGTACCAGGAGAGGAACGGCCGTCTGCAGAGACGGCTCTCTCAAGCGGAGCAGAGAGCGGCTTCAGCCTCACAGCAG CTCACTATACTTCAGAGACGGAAAGCTACTTCCCTGATGGATCTGGAGACTTTGTAA
- the c1h4orf33 gene encoding UPF0462 protein C4orf33 homolog: MKYQIKHTWDSLPVNHDPVKIGFSPGEGGLRMEVSAPFFNDPPAPPGPPGQPFPGLWDYEVVESFFLNSSNEKYLEVEVCPHGQHLLLLLSGKHNAFQQALPLTFSATIKENKWTGEALLPWRYFPPGVDKMNSYAIHGSGDSRIYEALYPVPRADLVEGQGPDFHRLEYFQPFSLQSIMGDGWVQPESDLWQGHR, translated from the exons ATGAAGTACCAGATTAAGCATACTTGGGACAGTTTACCAGTCAACCATGATCCAGTTAAAATCGGATTTTCACCTGGTGAAGGGGGCTTAAGGATGGAGGTTTCTGCTCCCTTTTTCAATGATCCGCCAGCTCCACCTGGTCCCCCTGGGCAACCTTTCCCTGGACTGTGGGATTATGAAG tggttGAATCATTCTTCTTGAACAGCTCAAACGAGAAGTACCTTGAGGTGGAAGTGTGCCC ACATGGCCAGCATTTGCTTCTTCTGCTGTCTGGGAAACATAATGCTTTTCAG CAAGCACTGCCTCTGACATTCAGTGCCACAATAAAGGAAAATAAATGGACGGGTGAAGCCCTCTTGCCCTGGAGGTATTTTCCACCAGGTGTGGATAAGATGAACTCCTACGCTATTCATGGATCAGGAGATTCTAGGATCTATGAGGCTTTGTACCCAGTACCTAGGGCAGATCTTGTTGAGGGCCAAGGACCAGACTT CCACCGACTTGAGTACTTCCAGCCCTTTAGCCTGCAAAGTATCATGGGCGACGGATGGGTGCAGCCCGAATCTGACCTTTGGCAAGGACACCGCTGA